A window from Electrophorus electricus isolate fEleEle1 chromosome 7, fEleEle1.pri, whole genome shotgun sequence encodes these proteins:
- the wnt7ba gene encoding protein Wnt-7b: MRVISSCDALLSVYYPQIFLILTSGSYLALSSVVALGANIICNKIPGLAPRQRAICQSRPDAIIVIGEGAQMGINECQYQFRYGRWNCSALGEKTVFGQELRVGSKEAAFTYAITAAGVAHAVAAACSHGNLSHCGCDGEKQGYHDQQEGWRWGGCSTDVKYGVELSRRFVDAREVKKNARRLMNLHNNEAGRKVLEERMKLECKCHGVSGSCTTKTCWTTLPKFREVGYALKERYGTALQVEVVRATRLRQPSFLRLKQSHGYIKPTEMDLVYLERSPNYCEEDVATGSAGTRGRFCNHTSPHTDACHLMCCGRGHDTRQDTRVWQCNCKFQWCCFVKCNTCSENMQVFTCK; encoded by the exons ATGCGCGTCATCTCATCTTGCGATGCTCTGCTGTCAGTCTACTACCCGCagatcttcctcatcctcacgAGCGGCAGCTACCT GGCTCTGTCCTCCGTGGTGGCTCTGGGTGCAAACATCATCTGCAACAAGATCCCCGGCCTGGCTCCCCGACAGCGAGCCATCTGCCAGAGCCGCCCTGACGCCATCATCGTCATCGGCGAAGGCGCTCAGATGGGCATCAATGAATGCCAGTACCAGTTCCGCTATGGCCGCTGGAACTGCTCCGCCCTCGGCGAGAAGACCGTCTTCGGACAAGAGCTGCGAGTTG GCAGCAAGGAGGCAGCGTTCACCTATGCCATCACAGCGGCAGGGGTGGCCCATGCTGTCGCCGCTGCCTGCAGCCATGGCAACCTGAGCCACTGTGGCTGTGACGGAGAGAAGCAGGGCTACCATGACCAGCAGGAGGGCTGGAGGTGGGGTGGCTGCTCTACTGACGTCAAGTACGGTGTCGAGCTCTCCAGGCGCTTCGTAGACGCGCGCGAGGTTAAAAAAAACGCCCGGAGGCTGATGAACCTGCACAACAACGAGGCAGGCCGAAAG GTCCTGGAGGAGCGCATGAAGCTGGAGTGCAAGTGCCATGGCGTGTCGGGCTCCTGCACCACCAAGACCTGCTGGACAACACTGCCTAAGTTCCGGGAGGTGGGCTACGCTCTGAAGGAGCGCTACGGCACCGCcctgcaggtggaggtggtgcgGGCCACACGCCTCCGTCAGCCTTCCTTCCTGCGGCTCAAGCAGTCACACGGCTACATCAAGCCCACCGAGATGGACCTGGTGTACCTGGAGCGCTCGCCCAACTACTGCGAGGAGGACGTGGCCACGGGCAGCGCGGGCACGCGGGGTCGCTTCTGCAACCACACGTCGCCGCACACCGACGCCTGCCACCTCATGTGCTGCGGCCGGGGGCACGACACGCGCCAGGACACACGCGTGTGGCAGTGCAACTGCAAGTTCCAGTGGTGCTGCTTCGTCAAGTGCAACACGTGCAGTGAGAACATGCAGGTGTTCACCTGCAAATGA